The segment ATCTAGTTAGAAGTTAGTTAGATGGTTTCAGTTGGTTATGCATAAGTAATAGAATGTTcttcttatatatatatctatcatatatacatatgtatatatgtataagtaaTAGAATGTTCTAATGAGGACTTAGACTCATTATACCCACTGTGAGATAGACTTGAGATAGGAAACCCATTTGTTACCTTGCCTCCATACAGCCACACTCTAACAGGGGCCATCATGACCTTATGTGTCCTCCTAATATCAGTGtcatctttttctctattttcagaaGCCCTTGAAAGATCTGTATTATCCTTTCTCCAGTGTACAGTTAATAAGATGAAAGGCCCAAGGTTCTTTTGATTAAGATTAGATGTTAGTTGACAGTTTCAGATTGGTTAAGAGTGTTTACACTGAAGTAGGTTTTGGTTTGCTTAAGTGGGAATCCACGGTGCTGGAGCTGCCTCATTCTAATGGCCTCCCAATTTCTTATTGGTGCTTCCACCTTCATTCATACATCATCATCTCCTGCCTGGATTATTGcaataactttgtaaatattgtccttgtttttacctttatccaCTCTCTTGGTTTAGGTTCCTCCAATAGCAAATCCTGAACAAGGATTTCAGTGTAACTTATTTAGGAGGTGATCTCAGGGAGCATTGTAGAGAGTAGTGCAGAGATAGGAGTAAGGAGAAAAGCCCATTAAAGATTTAGTGTTAATGAGGTGGTTACTGTTGTAGACAGCCAGGCTCGATCTTGCTAGGGAACCTCTGAGAGACTGAGTAGAACATGTCTCTGAATTGTGACACCAAGGAGCACAAGAAACTTGAGACAGGGAACCCAAGTGGTAGAATATCTCCCATATCTAAAGAGAACTGAAGCactctgcctttttctttaatataggAGGTGCATGGTGTAATAACTTGTCCTTTACATTGAAGGAATGTCCTAGTTTGCCTCAAAACATGGACTATAAAAATGTCACTAATGTTCTGCAGCCAATTAAGCCAACTGAGTTCCTTTCCTTGTGGGGGCCCAGTGTGCAATGGCTGCACACAGCAGCTTCCTTGGTAGTGTACACAGCCTGTTGGTTGTATGGGTTGCTCTAAGGGACCTTGGAGACAGGCCTTTCCAATGGATGTTCATGTTTCTGACCTTGCGCTACCCCAATGTAGGCTCCAAACGGGCATGCGAGGTGCCTTTGGAATGCCCCAGGGCACTGTGGCCAGGGTTCACATTGGCCAAGTTATCATGTCCATCCGCACCAAGCTGCAGAACAAGGAGCATGTGATTGAGGCCCTGTGCAGGGCCAAGTTCAAGTTTCCTGGCCGCCAGAAGatccacatctcaaagaagtggGGCTTCACCAAGTTCAATGCTGATGAATTTGAAGACATGGTGGCTGAGAAGTGGCTCATCCCAGATGGCTGTGGGGTCAAGTACATCCCCAATCGTGGCTCTCTGGACAAGTGGCAGGCCCTGCACTCATGAGGGCTTCCAATGTGCTGCCCCCCTCTTAATACTCACCAATAAATTCTACTTCCTGTCAAAAAAAAGTCACTAATATaccctaaattttcttttttatttttattttttatttatttttattttttttttgagatggtatcttgctcttttgcccaggctggagtgaagtagcatgatcttggcttactgcaacctccaccccccaggttcaccctatgattctcctgcctcagccccctgagtagctgggattacaggtgcccaccaccaggcctggctaatttttatatttttagtagagactaaattTTCTATGGTTTATCCACCTTGCAGTTCACATATGGCTTGTCAGAACATCTGGAGCATTTGCTACTTCATGCTCACTAGTTTGATTAATATAATGTCATTTAACTCGTGGACCAGCAGATTCTGTGGAGTGTCCCTTTAGACTCTATTGCAACAGAAAGCAGCAGAGTTAACATAGACCTGGGGCAACTCTCTGAACTTGCACTGCTGTCCAATCAGGTAAATGCTAAGGGCTTTCAGTCCTTTTTCCTgataacaactttaaaaaattcattttccagTTGAATAGCAGCTGTGTTGATTTGTTCTGTTAGCAGTACTACATACAACATAGCAGCTATGATTAACACTACCACTTGGTCAATTTTGTGGTAGTCCACTATTGTTTGCTGTGATCACCCTGATTTTTGTAGGGGCCATATCAGTGAATTAAATGGGAATATGATGGGGTCCGTCATTCATCAATCTTTTAGACTTTGAAGATGGCACAAGTCTCTGCCATTCCAACTGACCCATAGATTgcttttgatttattattttggcCAGGTTGCAACGGTGATTTCAGAAACTTCCACTTGGCTTTTTCTATCACTGTGGCACTTATCTAGCTGGTGAAGGAACTAATGTGAGGCTTCTGCCAGCTACTAGGAATATCCAATTTTGCATTTATAACTAGGAAAATATTCATCTTGAAGACCTTAGGCTCATTAGACCCACTGTGAGATAGACTTGAGATAGGACACCCATTTGTCACCTTGCCTCCATAGAGCCACACTCTAACAGGGGCCATCATGACCTTATGTGTCCTCCTAATATCAGCGtcatctttttctctattttcagaaGCCCTTGAAAGATCTGTATTATCCTTTCTCCAGTGTACAGTTAAGAAGATGAAAGGCCCAAGATTCTTTTGATTAAGGATtagtgaaatatttatttcatatacttGCTATAGCATTGCAAAGTCCTTTTGAAGGGGAACCTGACCTCTTCTTTCTCAATTGATGAGCCGTAT is part of the Pan paniscus chromosome 13, NHGRI_mPanPan1-v2.0_pri, whole genome shotgun sequence genome and harbors:
- the LOC100981279 gene encoding large ribosomal subunit protein uL16-like, whose product is MGCSKGPWRQAFPMDVHVSDLALPQCRLQTGMRGAFGMPQGTVARVHIGQVIMSIRTKLQNKEHVIEALCRAKFKFPGRQKIHISKKWGFTKFNADEFEDMVAEKWLIPDGCGVKYIPNRGSLDKWQALHS